The DNA region CATGCTTGGGAAGTTAAACTTAATCCAAAACCATccgtatatataaaaaaaaacgaaactgaAATGAAAGTGGCATACAGTTCGAAGCCTGTTAACTGCGTATGTAGGCATGAATGAATAATACAactctattttatatataagccTCTCCTACAAACTTTTCATAGTAGCAATcacctcaacaacaacaataaaaaaatgatgtatttttctttctttttagggGAAATTCGAACTCcacttacaaaaaaagaaaagggcaCATCTACAATGATACATAAGCAAGAAAACGAGAActccaaaaattatatatggtcgacaccaaaaaaaaaaactagagaaatcacaaaaaataatcAGGGGTCTTACGGGTAGTATCGGGTTCGACTTGTCGAGAAGCTGGATCGAACTGGAGGAAGTTCTGCTCCATGTTCTCTCCTATCTCTAAGATCGCTGCCATGTTTCCACACCGATAGCAATAGTTTGGTGCACTAAACACAGTCACCACATTCTTATCCTATTACCATAAAAAGCAGAGAGATCAACAATTCAATCTGCAAGAGACAGACCAATCATGCCGTAGAACCTTGAGCAGAGAGATGAATGTACATACCTGACACCAGTTGAAACCTTCCATGACAAGTTGATGCGCTCTTGATATGAGACTGAGTCCATTGTTGTGATTAAACTGAGCTGCGATGTCCTGTCCAAATGTATAACCAGCACCTCTTGGAGATATTCCCCATCCACAGCGATCATCGGGATCAGACCATAGTAAATCACACATTGGTCCTTCATGTGGAACCTACAGATCAAACCATACATAGTTCAAAAAGATGACCAATAGCATCTCAAGTAAAGAGAATATGTAGAGACACAGGAAGAGAGTATAACTCTTCCAACTAAGTCCAACCTAAGTAAGGCCTTAagcagagaaaaagaaaggtaTACCTCTTGTATCCGATCCAAGCTTCGGATATTATCAAGGGTATCTAGAGACGGTGAAAGCCCTCCATGCAAACAGAAAACCTGTAATGGATAAAAAATCTGATGAGTCAAAAGCTGTTACGAAGGAGAAAGATGTCTCAAACACCAACTGTGAAAAGAACAGCTCAAACCTGAGACTCTATGAGGGCTGTAAGAGGAAGATAATCAAAAAGGTCAGTAAAATACTTCCAGACATTAGCATTCCCGTACTTCCTCAAGCATTCGTCATAAAAACCATAGCTGAAACAGAGACGCCAAAACACACATCAGACTCAGACATCAGACTCAAACACGCATCATTCGTAACAAAACATTATGCTTACTAGAAAAAATAAGCTTACACTTGGGTAATCTGACGACTCTCGTGATTCCCTCGCAAGATTGTGAGTCTATCCCTGTAGCGTACTTTCAATGCCACCAATAGAGAAACTGTCTCTACTGAATAGTAACCACGGTCTGCAAAGAACAAAAGCAAGAcaataagaaaccaaaaaaacattacttATTAAACTGAAACTAGCTAAACAAGCAAACTTGAATCATACTCACATctttaataattacaaaaagctGTCACCATCGTATATTAACACCATTGAATGGTTAAAAATTCAAGACTCCAAAAGGCTATAATTCATAGAAGTGTAATTATGAAAGTGAGCATCACAAAGGCTCTCTAAATTGGGAAATTTCAGTACCTAAACACTCGAAAAGCAGAACCTACAACAAGTAACTCACtttagatatttaaataaaaaaggtgATACTTTTCAAAGATTCaccaatttccaaaaaaaaaaaacgcagatCTAAAAACGAAAAgggagcgaagaagaagaagaaggacagaCCTACATAGTCACCCATGAAGAGGTAATTAGTATCAGGAGCGTTACCACCGATACGAAAGAGCTCAATAAGGTCATAAAACTGGCCGTGAATATCGCCGCAAACGGTAACAGGACACTTCACAGGCTGAACATTGTATTCCTCAACAAGGATCGCTCTCGCTTGATCGCACAGCGTCCTTACATCCGCCTCCGATAAAGGTTTACACTCCATCAGCTGCTCGATCTGACGGTCCAGATCTCCGTTCGACGGCATCTCTATATAAGCCACCACACCCGATCCGATCCTAATATACTCAcagatggatgaagaagatgaaatcgcCGCCGGAGATTGTATCCGCCAGGCTAAATATGTTCGAACCGGAGATCAAATCCTGTCTCTTTGGTCTTCCCTGTtcagcttctcttctctctctctctcgtagctgagaaaaaaaaattggatatttgtgttttgtttgttagaccaaaccaaacaaaaaaaaagtgggcAGTCTAAAACAGACACAAGTACAAATGTTTTATGACCCGGTTTAAGTTCGGTTTTTTCCTgttactttttgaaaaaaaaaatttcgtgtATGATTCcgttggttttaaatttagttacATTAGGATTGAGGCCAAACCGGATACGATTTGGATTATAATCAGTGACAAAGTCTCTAACTTCATTTTCCAACATCCTTTATCTCGGATGATCTTGCCATCACAACTTCAGAACCGTCTTCAACCACCAAAAAATTGAGGAAGTGGAACGCCAGAGTGGATGGTACGCCAAAGTGAGCCGTCATCAACCGCTTTAGGGAGCTTGATGAACTCAGATTTGATGCCCAAACCAGGTTTAAAACTGACACTTGCTGTCgacaaagagaagaacaaggtggTATTCGCTGACGTCGCTAAAGAATTTGTCGAGCAACTCTACGGAATCATGTCTCTGCCAATGGGCACCGTGGTGCGTTTGCTGGATAAGGAGAATCGTACTCCAATTGGATGTTTGAGCAACTTGTACAAGAGCGTGGGTGATATGGGCATTGATGATTTCCGGTTTGAGGAGTGCTCAAACATCCGCTTGCACTCCTCAAACCGGAAATCATCAATACCCATATCACCCACGCTCTTGTACAAGTTGCTCAAACATCCAATTGAAGTATGATTCTCCTTATCCAGCAAGCGCACCACAATGCCCAATGACATGGACAAGAACCCGTAGAGTAGGTCAACAAAGTCTTTACCAACTTCGGCGTATACCACCGTGTTCTTCACTTCGTCCACAATGAGATTCAGTTTAAAAACTGGTGGCATGCCACTGGAAACCACAAATTCTCAGTGCTTGTTTCTCTGCcagtgaaaaccaaaaattctTAGAACAAGTAAAACAAGGTAGCCTCAAAGGAAATGAAACTCAAACTATAGGATATAAATGGAAAAgataacataataaataattatctcTTGTAAACACTATATATAATGTAACCCTACTATCTAATAGAATCATTCAGCCTCCTATTCTATACAAACAAGGTAGAAAAGGAAACTCAAACCAAAGGAAAGCTGGAATCGTTACCTTTGTCAAGTGCATCCATGAGATCCGACGCTGGTTTCTCTGCCAGTGAAAACCACAAATTCTTAGAACAACTCAATCAAACAAGGTAGTCACAGAAAAAAGGAATCTCAACTTGTTTAATCTTAGGGAAAAGAAAGCTACggtttaaaagaaaaggaaaactgGAGAAGAGAGTAGAGATGTTACCTTCGGGAGGTGGATCCAGGGACTTCTTCGGATTTGGAGTCTCTGCCATGTTTGATCACTCGTTAGGGGTTTCAATCGAAGAGAAACGTAAAACAATTAGGCGAATAGACGACAAGTGCCTGAACTTATATAGTATATGATGTTTCCAGTTTTGACCcccaatttgttttttgttttgtaattcaGTAACACAGAAAAATTCTATCAACTTAAAAACCCTCTTGATATAAATGGTAAATTATGAAATAGCTAATTTGACCATTGACCAAATGTCTATTTCAAATCTACAACTCATTTTCGTTATCGTAAAACCAATCTAGAGATTTCAGGATGTCAGTGAATCACTTTGTCACCGGTACATAATATTTCCATCATTTTGTACATTAAATTGTTTCGACTGAAATAGTcattttcaaaacaatttttttttcattcttaaaaatatcatcTATTTGTGTGTATTCCAAGTTTCCAACTTCACTTTAGCATTTTTTCCGTTATTAACACTTGcccaatttaatttaattttatagaaGTAAAAAAGATAACTcagaaatataatttaaaaataaaaataaaaccaaataaaaaaataagtaataacaCTAGAGCGTGATTGATAGACTCAAATTTATCTTTGAattactctctcaaattaggaaatataatatttaggaGTCAAATTCTACATAGACTCAAGTTTACACAACATATTAATTAGTATCAAATTGAGTTAAACCAAATAGATTGTATTTAAAATAGCAAAACAACTGAAAAGAACGTTGTAAAATCAATAGGAAAAGCGTGAAGCTTAGAGAAATTTTCAAGTACTTCTGAATTGCATATAAAATAATtgtcataattaattaataattgttCTAAAACTTAAATCACAATTGTAAACTAACCACCTTATTCACCTCCTATTAGCTTAACCaatgaaaatagagtaatatgTCACGTAATAttatacttaaaaataaatcaaaattttttaaaaatcaacaaattaagaaaataaaatctatatatttttaaataaacaatgttaaatatcagtttgggtttagatttttcaatttaaaaaaaattataatcggTTTGTGTTTATAACACTCCATAAAGTTAAgcttattttattgttaagaacTTGAGagattatttcttatttttgtatgctataatatttgttttatcatAAAGATTATctaaaaaatgtgattttgaaATCCTTTTTGCATGATTTACAAATccactttattttatttcaaaatcaaaacacgCATCATTCATAACAAAAGATTATGCATACTAGAAAACAAGAGCTTACACTTGGGTAATCTGCCGACTCTCGTGATTCCATCGCAAGATTGTGAGTCTATCCCTGTAGCGTACTTTCAGTGCCACCAATTGAGAAACTGTCTCTACTGAATAGTAACCACGGTCTGCAAAGAACAATAGCAAGAcaataagaaaccaaaaaagcaTTCCTTATTAAATTGAAAACAAGCAAACTTGGATCATCCTCACTTAATTCATTAGTTAGAAAAAGCTGCCACCATCATATATTAACACTATTGAATGGTTAAAAATCCAAAGGCTAGAAGAATTCATAGAAGCGTAATTATGAAAGTGAGCATCACAAGGCTCTCTAAAATGGGGAAATTTCAGTACCTAACACTCGAAAAGCAGAAACTGAAGTAAGTTGATGATTAACACAATTGAATGGTTAAGTTGatttaataattagaaaaagcTGTCACCATCACGTATTAACACTATTAGATGGTACTCAATTTATTAACAGCTTTATTGGTGACATCCACTCCCTTGACCACTGCTTTGGGGAACTTACTTTTGAAGAAGCCCAAAATGGCGAGAGTGTAAGGCATCATTTAAGGACTTTGTTAGGCAGTATGATCTTGCAGACATGCTTTAGTTTCTTGTAACCGTTGGTTCAATTTCATTTCATATCACGAACTAGATGCAGTCCTTTTCTCTCTATAGTTTCTCGAACGTATTTTAAGGCCTTTGTTATGATGCTACCTAATTATGCATTTACcggattttatttaattaacagTTCTAGAATCGTATTGAAATGGTCGCTTATGTCATATATTTGtgagatgttttgttttttttttgcttaaccGAAATAAGCTTTGACTTTTCCCCCAGTGGGAGTAAATTAACAATTTCAATACACCTATACAGATCTACGTGTCCTAAAGATGAACAGTAGATCAAAGGTTTGTTTTAGATATGCAAAatcaaactctgaaaataagCAACTTTTCTCTTAGACAAAGGATGTTGGAAAAATGAAGTTAGAGACTTTGAGTGACTCAATAAGGTCAACTTTTGGTCCATCGGCAAAACCACTTCGCTAATGGTATGTATTCTTcacatttctctcttttgtaaTTTCTTCCTCCTCGTTGGTCTTCTTCATTTTGTAATCTTCCTTTCaaatgtttttgactttttttacCTTTATACCCATTACTATATTTATCTCAGCTTGAGTTTAGTCAGATGTTTGTAAAAATGGTCATTGCATTTTGTCAAAATTGTGGTTCAAGAGAAGCTTCACtgtacaaaatcaaacaaagatgaaatcGCCGCCTGAGATTGTGTAGTCCAGGCTAAAGATGTTCGAACCGGAGATCAAATCCTGTCTCTCTGGACCTGGTCGTCCCTCTTCAGCTGAGGAAAAAATTGGACATTTGTGTTTTATGATCCGGTTTAAGTtcggttttttttgttaacttttttgataatttctatTTCTCCTGCATGATTACATTAGGATTGAGGCCAAACCGGATAGGATTTGGATTGTAATCAGTGACATGTTTGGAGTCGAGCTGTGTGTTTATAGTTTTAATTTGCGTAAACGACTAGTAATCGAATGGGCCTGGACTATGGACAAGGGGTATGGGGTGAGTAAAAttgcaagaaaaaggaaaaaaaaaatgaaaggggGCGTTCCGAGAAttgaactcgggacctctcgcaccctaagcgagaatcataccactagaccaaacgcCCGTTTGATGTTAACTTATACGGTACCTATAATTTATTGAACCATTAGTTTTCGTAGTCGACCGAACATTCTTCATTTTCttacatatcatatcatatcaattGTTAGAAAGTGTgaccaagatttttttttagataaaaatgagGATATTAGCTTTTACTTTTACTAAATTAATCATAAGTTTGTAACTATTATGGAATAAAAAAAtcgtaaataaaattattaaattttgttaataatatttaaaaaatgtagtatataattttgaggattataaataacaattatttttagattattaccgtttttaggttttttagaCTTCGATTGATAACATTGATGATAATTTTATGGCATAAGTTACATTTTATCTTACACATACATTATGTAAATTTTCTTATCAATATGTACATGTTACCAACGGGAACCATATGTACCATCATCTTTTActgaataaaaatgaaaaccttAATTGTGCTTTGACTTGTATTTTTTTAGGGTCAAATAacataatttgaaaaccaaaaattttgatttggaattaaaaaaaaaaaaacccaaatatgTAAACCTTCCACTTCACTCGGAAGGTCTGATGATACAGGCATGAAGatttttgtgtgtatatataacaagttcctcctctcttcttttcctcctcctcctcttcttcctcgttcCGTTGCCTTACCCtcttccctcctcctcctcctcctccgcacCCAAAACCCCCAGATAGAGAGAGACAAGTGAGATTGCTCCTAATCAGAAGCAATCTCACCTTTGGGATAacatattttcaacttttttcttcCCGGTGACTCGAAAAACGAAGCTTCTTTTGCTTTTCATTTCACAAAGGTTCCTACTTGAAAACTCTGGCGGCTAACGTTTTCGCCGATCTTCTCACTTCTCTTTCGAAGTTTCGTCTTCTAACCAAGGAAACGAAAGAAGCTCCTCGTCACCTTTTGAGTAACGTGATCCGTTCTAACAAaggttttaaaatcaaaatctctgatttttttatttttttattttaccatttTTGTTCGATTTTTCCGATGATAGATCTATTAGTAGGGTTAACGATTCCGTGCTGTTTCTTTGGACTTGGATTTATTTTCAGGGTTCTTCGTTTTATTTGgctgctaaaaaaaaaaacctgattttttgattttcttggaagaagagatgaagagacTTAGAGAAGATGTTCAACCTGAACCTGAACCTCAAAAGCGAAGGGCTGAAGTTTCATCTCGAGGAGAAACGtaaatctctctttttcaatTTCGCTTTTGTTCTGTGGTCATtaacttgaaaaataaaattcttcaaTGTAGTTAGCTGGAGTTTTGAATATGCTTTTAAAGTGTTTTAAGTTACATGTGTTTGTGCAATGCAGAAACAAGCAACCTAAAACCCTTGATGCCCTGACGTATCTCAAATCTGTAAAGGATATTTTTCATGACAATAAAGAGAAATATGAGTCATTCCTTGAGCTCATGAAGGACTTTAAAGCTCAGAGGTATATTTACTttgctcttctcttctcttctcttctcgttTTTAGTTTCATTCTTTCTTGTTTATAGAGGTCACAGAAGGAATGCGGGTATCTGTGGATGTCACAGTGTGAACTGCGTGTGTTTATGGTCTCTTATGTTGCTTGCAGAATCAACACTGAAGGTGTCATCGAAAGAATTAAAGAATTGTTCAAGGGTTACAAGAACCTACTTTTAGGTTTTAATACTTTCTTGCCCAAAGGGTATAAAATAACCCTTCAGCCGGAGGAAGAGAAACCTAAGGTCCGGGTGGATTTCAAAGACGCTATCGGTTTTGTCACCAAGATTAATGTTTGTATGTGATGTGGTAAATGACGTTCTACGgtatatgttgattttttttttttagttaaggTTTACTGGTGTTTCTTCGTTTGCAGACGAGGTTCGGAGATGATGAACATGCGTACAAAAGTTTTCTAGACATCCTGAACATGTATAGAAAGGAAAGAAAGTCCATCTCTGAGGTCTACAAAGAGGTATGTTTATTGTTAATGCAGAGACTTTTAATTCTTCAAACTTTCTTTTTCACATGTTACTTGTTAGAGAGACAGTTCTCTGATATTGTCTGTTGTGTAGGTCACTATGCTATTCAAGGGCCATGAAGATCTGCTCATGGAGTTCGTTAATTTCTTACCTAATTGTCTAGAATCAGCTCCTTCAGCAACGAAGGCAGTACATCGTCACAAGGGCACTGCAACTTCTGGCATGCATTCTGATAAGGTTACTCTTAATTCTGATAAGGCAATATTGCAGTTAGCAAGGTTTTCATGGTGGCAGAAATCCGTTATGGCCATATATCCTTCCTACACTGTTTTAAGAGTCTCATAATTTAAGATCAAGATAAAATATGCATTTTACGTAGGGATTTTTTTGAGTGAGAAGTTGATACACTCTTATTTACACAGAAACTAAAACTGCGATGTAAGCTTGAGGATAATTCTGAACACTCTGACCAACGAGAAGATGGTGATGAGAACCTTGTCGCTTGTTCCCCTGGTAATTCTCTGGGTCTGTTACATTTTTTCTACAGTTCAGCTTTATGATTGTGAAAATGTCTTCCATTATCTAGTGATAAGCAAGCAAGTCTTCTCTGTCACAAATGTGCCAACATTTTGATACTGTGACTATGGTcaatttcttgtttgtttatgaCTTAAGTAGTCAGTGGTATGTATCTTGGTTCTGGTGTTCAAATTATGTTTAactttttgcataatttttctcttcatttttctATACTGATCATACCCAATCTTAACCTTTTGCAGAATCCTTCTCTTCATTTTTGTTATACTGTGATCATAcccaatcttgtttttgttaatggttTAAGTGGTCAGTAATTTATATCTGGTAATGATGTAGTTAATTTTTGCAGACTCCCTTGTTAAAGAAGGTCGTCCAGGAGATTTTCAAGATGATGAAAATAGAGAAGATACTGAAACAGATACAGCAGATAGAACTGAAAAAAGTGCAGCATCTGGCAGTAAAGATATCGGAAATCACAGACCCACCACCCCGTATGTGGGAACACCTATAAATGAACTTGATCTCTCTGAATGCACTCAGTGTACGCCAAGTTATCGGCTCCTACCAAAGGATGTGGGTTTTTCCTTAAACAATATTGTTCTATTACACTTTAATTTACTGtatcattttgttctcttataaTCATATGGTTGGTCTTTTCCCATGCAGTATGCAGTTGAGATTCCAAGCTACAGAAATACACTTGGTAAAAAGACACTCAATGACCACCTGGTATCTGTCACCTCCGGGAGTGAAGATTACTCATTCAGTCATATGCGCAAAAACCAGTATGAAGAAAGCTTATTTCGGTGTGAGGATGATAGGTATGATCTGGTAGTTTGATGAAAAATCTCGTTATCCACCTTTTATATACAGTATAGTAGGCTCATATATCCTCGTTTTATGACCAAATAGATTTTCTCCTATTACTTTGGCATGCTTAAGTTTATCTTTTATGTGGGAGGGACTTCTCTCCTTTCATATAGTTTGCCTGGAACCTTTCATGTAGAAATGGTGATTCTTTGTTCTTGGTAGAATCCCTCAGTTTAACATTCCTAATGCGTGTTCAGGTATGAAATGGACATGTTACTAGGATCTGTAAGTTCAGCAATCAAACACGTGGAAATCCTTCTGGAAAAGATGAACAACAACACTATCTCAGTAGACACTACTATATGTATCGAGAAACACTTATCAGGTAAGTTGTTAGTTTGGAACAAATCTAGTTTGGCTATAGATTGTCTGTTCTTCATTCATTTGTGCTATAACACTCTATGTGATTGTATCTAATAGCTATGAACTTAAGATGCATTGAGCGGTTATACGGTGATAATGGGCTTGATGTCATGGATCTTTTGAAGAAGAACATGCATAGTGCTTTACCGGTGATACTGACGCGCTTGAAGCAGAAGCAAGAAGAATGGGCAAGGTGCCACTCTGATTTCCAGAAAGTTTGGGCTGAAGTATATGCTAAGAATCACCACAAGTCACTAGATCATCGTAGTTTCTATTTCAAGCAGCAGGACTCTAAGAACTTGAGCACAAAATGTAAGCTTCTTTATTAAAATTCTACTTATTAAGTTCATTATGTGAAAATCTCAACCTACTTTAGGATTAATAAAGCCACATCCATTAGCAACTTCTTTCTCAATCTCGTCATTTTGAAGAGAGGATGGTGAAGCGAGAGaaagtgttgttttttttttaataatagatTGCTGATTATGAGAGGAGAGTGAAaccatattttgtatttatttcggAGTTACAGTTTTGCATCAATGCCATTGTTTCGTTGTGGAATACAGGTTTAGTGGCAGAGATAAAAGATATCAGTGAGAAAAAGCATCAAGAAGATCTGCTTCAAGCTATTGCTGTTAGAACTATGCCCTCTTTTACTCCGGATTTGGAGTTTGATTATTGTGATACACAAATTCACGAGGATTTATATCTGCTAATCAAGTATTACTGTGAAGAAATATGTGCCACTGAACAATCAGATAAGGTAATGAAGCTGTGGATAACCTTTTTGGAGCCCATGTTTGGCACTCTTTCGAGGTCTCAAGGTGACCTTGCTATGGAAGATGTATCAAAGTTGAAAACCAACCAAGAATTGCATGATGCATGCGTGGCAGTGAAGGACAGCTCTTCTGGGTCAAAGGGTAAACATCCAATATCCCCAAAACTGCTGAAAGATAATCCAACAATGCAAGGAAGCTCGCCTGGGAAAGATGTCTCAGCCAATATAATGAAAGGTGCTCAGCATGATAAACTGCAAGATGATACAGATATGTCTTATGAGGTAACCCCTTGTGTGTGTGGAATTGTTTTTAAACTCAGGTTGTATGCACTTCAGTTGTGATGAAATTAAATAAGAGGTTTCCTTACTTAGTTATCAAATTGACACCTTGATGAGCAATCAGTAGAGACCAGTCATCAGTATATCTATTTACGAAACTTTATTGATGTTTACCTAATTTGGTTCATTGTCCGCAGGTTATTCAGTCTACCAAACTTGTGTCAGCCAGAAACGATCAGATAATGGAGGATGTATCAGTGGTAAATCATGAGGCTGAGCGAGAAGAGGGTGAATTATCTCCCACTAACAGTTGTGAGCAAGGTAACTTTGATGTTAGCGGACAAAATGGCCTCAAGCCTTTACAAAGGGTGATGGACAATGTAACAAGCAATACATACCAGCAAAGTTGTGATAAAAAGGGAGCATATTGCACTGAAACGGGAACAAAGGGAAATACTCACCCTGAAGATGACGAAAATTGTCACAAGTTATCAGAGGATAATGAGACCGCCTCTGAAAAGGTTGCTTCAGGAACCAAGTCTGGTTGTCATGAAAAGCATAAGGAGCCTATTAGTGTGGCTGGAGAGGTGGCTAATGGAAAAGAAGGTGAAGATGGATCCTTTGCATTTACAGAGCGGTTTCTGCAAACTGTAAAACCTGTTGCCAAGCATGTGTCTTGGCCACTGCAAGCTAGTGAAACTTGCTCTCAGAATGATTCTCGAGTTTTTTACGGGAATGATTCTTATTATGTGCTATTTAG from Camelina sativa cultivar DH55 chromosome 3, Cs, whole genome shotgun sequence includes:
- the LOC104768834 gene encoding paired amphipathic helix protein Sin3-like 6 isoform X1, giving the protein MKRLREDVQPEPEPQKRRAEVSSRGETNKQPKTLDALTYLKSVKDIFHDNKEKYESFLELMKDFKAQRINTEGVIERIKELFKGYKNLLLGFNTFLPKGYKITLQPEEEKPKVRVDFKDAIGFVTKINTRFGDDEHAYKSFLDILNMYRKERKSISEVYKEVTMLFKGHEDLLMEFVNFLPNCLESAPSATKAVHRHKGTATSGMHSDKKLKLRCKLEDNSEHSDQREDGDENLVACSPDSLVKEGRPGDFQDDENREDTETDTADRTEKSAASGSKDIGNHRPTTPYVGTPINELDLSECTQCTPSYRLLPKDYAVEIPSYRNTLGKKTLNDHLVSVTSGSEDYSFSHMRKNQYEESLFRCEDDRYEMDMLLGSVSSAIKHVEILLEKMNNNTISVDTTICIEKHLSAMNLRCIERLYGDNGLDVMDLLKKNMHSALPVILTRLKQKQEEWARCHSDFQKVWAEVYAKNHHKSLDHRSFYFKQQDSKNLSTKCLVAEIKDISEKKHQEDLLQAIAVRTMPSFTPDLEFDYCDTQIHEDLYLLIKYYCEEICATEQSDKVMKLWITFLEPMFGTLSRSQGDLAMEDVSKLKTNQELHDACVAVKDSSSGSKGKHPISPKLLKDNPTMQGSSPGKDVSANIMKGAQHDKLQDDTDMSYEVIQSTKLVSARNDQIMEDVSVVNHEAEREEGELSPTNSCEQGNFDVSGQNGLKPLQRVMDNVTSNTYQQSCDKKGAYCTETGTKGNTHPEDDENCHKLSEDNETASEKVASGTKSGCHEKHKEPISVAGEVANGKEGEDGSFAFTERFLQTVKPVAKHVSWPLQASETCSQNDSRVFYGNDSYYVLFRLHQMLYERIQSAKKHSEKKWKAPDNTTPDSYPRFIDALYNLLDGSSDNTKFEDECRAIFGAQSYVLFTLDKLVQKFVKHLHAVAADETDTKLRQLHAYENYRKLGRFVDLVYHENARALLHEANIYRIRYSSAKTRLSIQLMNCGNNQPEVAGVAMEPDFANYLQKKFLTSVNDDENHGLFLKRNKEKFTSVNESSGDTIAMEGLSIINEIECKMACSSSKVKYVANTSDLLYRSKQGKPNSKGPRLKRVSEISKQRRISRFHIMLNCKLCALPPI
- the LOC104768834 gene encoding paired amphipathic helix protein Sin3-like 6 isoform X2, whose product is MKRLREDVQPEPEPQKRRAEVSSRGETNKQPKTLDALTYLKSVKDIFHDNKEKYESFLELMKDFKAQRINTEGVIERIKELFKGYKNLLLGFNTFLPKGYKITLQPEEEKPKVRVDFKDAIGFVTKINTRFGDDEHAYKSFLDILNMYRKERKSISEVYKEVTMLFKGHEDLLMEFVNFLPNCLESAPSATKAVHRHKGTATSGMHSDKKLKLRCKLEDNSEHSDQREDGDENLVACSPDSLVKEGRPGDFQDDENREDTETDTADRTEKSAASGSKDIGNHRPTTPYVGTPINELDLSECTQCTPSYRLLPKDYAVEIPSYRNTLGKKTLNDHLVSVTSGSEDYSFSHMRKNQYEESLFRCEDDRYEMDMLLGSVSSAIKHVEILLEKMNNNTISVDTTICIEKHLSAMNLRCIERLYGDNGLDVMDLLKKNMHSALPVILTRLKQKQEEWARCHSDFQKVWAEVYAKNHHKSLDHRSFYFKQQDSKNLSTKCLVAEIKDISEKKHQEDLLQAIAVRTMPSFTPDLEFDYCDTQIHEDLYLLIKYYCEEICATEQSDKVMKLWITFLEPMFGTLSRSQGDLAMEDVSKLKTNQELHDACVAVKDSSSGSKGKHPISPKLLKDNPTMQGSSPGKDVSANIMKGAQHDKLQDDTDMSYEVIQSTKLVSARNDQIMEDVSVVNHEAEREEGELSPTNSCEQGNFDVSGQNGLKPLQRVMDNVTSNTYQQSCDKKGAYCTETGTKGNTHPEDDENCHKLSEDNETASEKVASGTKSGCHEKHKEPISVAGEVANGKEGEDGSFAFTERFLQTVKPVAKHVSWPLQASETCSQNDSRVFYGNDSYYVLFRLHQMLYERIQSAKKHSEKKWKAPDNTTPDSYPRFIDALYNLLDGSSDNTKFEDECRAIFGAQSYVLFTLDKLVQKFVKHLHAVAADETDTKLRQLHAYENYRKLGRFVDLVYHENARALLHEANIYRIRYSSAKTRLSIQLMNCGNNQPEVAGVAMEPDFANYLQKKFLTSVNDDENHGLFLKR
- the LOC104768834 gene encoding paired amphipathic helix protein Sin3-like 6 isoform X3; amino-acid sequence: MFVCDVTRFGDDEHAYKSFLDILNMYRKERKSISEVYKEVTMLFKGHEDLLMEFVNFLPNCLESAPSATKAVHRHKGTATSGMHSDKKLKLRCKLEDNSEHSDQREDGDENLVACSPDSLVKEGRPGDFQDDENREDTETDTADRTEKSAASGSKDIGNHRPTTPYVGTPINELDLSECTQCTPSYRLLPKDYAVEIPSYRNTLGKKTLNDHLVSVTSGSEDYSFSHMRKNQYEESLFRCEDDRYEMDMLLGSVSSAIKHVEILLEKMNNNTISVDTTICIEKHLSAMNLRCIERLYGDNGLDVMDLLKKNMHSALPVILTRLKQKQEEWARCHSDFQKVWAEVYAKNHHKSLDHRSFYFKQQDSKNLSTKCLVAEIKDISEKKHQEDLLQAIAVRTMPSFTPDLEFDYCDTQIHEDLYLLIKYYCEEICATEQSDKVMKLWITFLEPMFGTLSRSQGDLAMEDVSKLKTNQELHDACVAVKDSSSGSKGKHPISPKLLKDNPTMQGSSPGKDVSANIMKGAQHDKLQDDTDMSYEVIQSTKLVSARNDQIMEDVSVVNHEAEREEGELSPTNSCEQGNFDVSGQNGLKPLQRVMDNVTSNTYQQSCDKKGAYCTETGTKGNTHPEDDENCHKLSEDNETASEKVASGTKSGCHEKHKEPISVAGEVANGKEGEDGSFAFTERFLQTVKPVAKHVSWPLQASETCSQNDSRVFYGNDSYYVLFRLHQMLYERIQSAKKHSEKKWKAPDNTTPDSYPRFIDALYNLLDGSSDNTKFEDECRAIFGAQSYVLFTLDKLVQKFVKHLHAVAADETDTKLRQLHAYENYRKLGRFVDLVYHENARALLHEANIYRIRYSSAKTRLSIQLMNCGNNQPEVAGVAMEPDFANYLQKKFLTSVNDDENHGLFLKRNKEKFTSVNESSGDTIAMEGLSIINEIECKMACSSSKVKYVANTSDLLYRSKQGKPNSKGPRLKRVSEISKQRRISRFHIMLNCKLCALPPI